The DNA window TCTTTGAATCCGGCCGCGGTGAGCCGCACGCGATGGCTGCCTGCCGCCACGTCTTCGAGCACGAGGCGCCCTTCACTCTCGCTGGTCACGCCCTTGGGAACGTCGTCGAGATAAAGCTGCGCGCCGTGCGGCTGCGTGACGACACGCAGGGCGGCATTCACGATCAGCGGGACGGGCGTCACGGCGCCCGGCCGAAACGCTATCTGGTCCAGCGCCAGCGGGGTCCGATAAAAGAGGCGCGGGTCTACCTCGGGGTTCAGTTCCACTGCGTCAACGTCATTGGCTGCGACCTGGCGGCCATCTTCGGTTACGACCACGCGGAAGACGAACTGAATCCCATCCACGAGCCGGAGATCGTTCAGCTCCGCGATCTGCGTCTTCGGACCCTTGTCGCTTTGCACTGTCACCGCGAAGCGAAGCGGCCGTAGCGTCTTGGCATCGATCCAAAGCCGTGAAACATCAGCCCCGATGGTGAGTTGCAAGATCTTCGCCGTCGCGCCACCGATGGGCTCGGTCCCGATCATGGCGACCTGCACGCCACCGTCGTCGAGGTGCCGCGCGATATAGAAACTGTTGCGGCGCAGGGTCAGCTGCCAGACCCCCGCAGTCGCTGCCGGAAGATCCACGACCGTGCCCGCGGAGACGACGAAGGCGCCGGCCGGCGTGACCACCAGGGTGAACTTCTGTCCGCTATCGCTCGTGGACTCCAGATGCATGCGGTCGGGCAGAGCCACAAGCATGTCCCACGAGTAATATTCGGCGCCTTTCGCCCCTTGGGCTTGCACGCGGTATCTCTGGCGGTACGCGTAGATCCCGCGCAGGCGTTGTATGCCTCCACTCGCTTGCCAGGCCCTCTCCAGAAGCGCGCGGCCTTCGTTTGTGGCTGGGGCCTGCGCCGGAACCGGCAAGGCCGCCAGCAATAGCGCGCAGAGGCAGAGTCGGCGGAGCATGGCTTTCATTTTTTCGCTTTGGCGATGGCGAGCAGCAGGTTGCTGTCGGCCCCGGCGCGGCGCAGCCGCTGTTCCACTTCGTCAGTGAGCGCGAAGTCCACGCCGTACTTGTTGACCAGCGACATGATCCTGGTGGAAGGCAAGCCGTCTTCGAGCGCCTTCTCGATCTCGAGCTCCTTGAGCGGTTGCGGTCCGGCGAGGGGCAGCCGCTTCACCGCGAGCGCGAAGGGCTCGCGCGCGCCCGTGGCCGCGATCACGTAGCCTTGCAGGTTGTTCTCGCCCACGTTGATGGGCGTGTCCGACTGGAACTCGATCTCGCCACTATCGCGCCGCGTGAGCACGGCGGGGACGCCGGCGATCTCCACGCGCTGCACGTTGGCGAATCCCGCCGCCACGCCGCGGATGCGCACCCTGGCGTCTCCCGTCTCGTAAGGAAAATACGTTGGCTCGAGGATGCGGACACCTTGCCGCGACACGGTGAACGTCTTGTGCGCTTCGGACTTATCCGTGGCCATCACCAGCACCACGATGGCGCTCGAGCCGTTGCTGACGGCAACGTTCTCCACCACGAACTCCTGCGTCTGCGGGGTGAGCTGCTTGAGCATCGCGGGCTGGCCGTTGACCAGCACGCTGGCGATGCCAGTCTCTTGCGAGACGATGCCGCGTAGCCGCAGCGTTCCTCCGGTAGCGGTAAGCGTTTTGCCTTCCACCGCCGCATCGGCGGGCTCGATCATGCTGATGACCGGAGGCGCGGCCACATGCTGTTGCGCCTTCAGCGCCGCCACCACTTCATCGAAGCGGGTGGCGCCGTTGACCAGCTCCTGAAAGCCCAACACGTCGCCCCATCCGAACTTTGCGTTGGCGGTCTCCACGGTGCGCTTCTTCACATGGAAGAAATGATAGGTGCTGCCCCCGCGGAACTTGAACTCGGCCTCTTCGATGGTCGAGCCGAAGATGCGCCATTGCTGCGCAGCCGTGAGGTCGGCGCGCGCCAGGTCGAAGGAGTGCGCCGGCTCGGTCTTCGACTCGAACTTCATCCGCTCATGTGTGATGGTGAGATAACCCATGCAGGCACTCATCGCGTGCTGGTGCGCGACGGGATAGCGCAGCACAGGATTGTTGGCGTCGCCGATCAGCTCGGGGCCGCCACGCTCGCTCTCCGCATCGGAGACCAGCGGTGAACTCGTGGACGGCGCCCGCTTCGCCGCGAACTGCGCCGAGGCCACGCCCGCCAAAACAAATAGAAGAGTAAGGATGAGCGAATAGAGCCGCTTGTTCACCGTCGTCATCTCCTGCGCATGATCTCGTCTTCGGTGGCTTTGGCCTTCTGCGCTTTGGCCATGCCCGACTGCGCCTGGGTGTTGCTGGGATCGTGGTCGAGCGCCTGCTGGAACGACCCGATGGCGGCGTTGTACTCGCCCTGCTCGGCCTGGCTGTTGCCTTGCTCCACCAGCGAACGCGCGCGCTGCTTGTCAGCGTTGCTGGGACCGCGCGGCACGGGCTTCTCCGCCGGCTTCGGCGTGGGTTTCGTCGGCGTCGTGGGCTGAACTTGTTGCTGCGTTTCTGCTTGCGTAGCGCCGCCCAGGGTGACGGGCGAGAGCTTGTCATACTCGGTGAGGTTGTTCACCGACTTCACGCCGGTGACGCCGCGCGCCAGGCCATCGGCCATCTGCTTTTCATAGAGGCCGGTGACCTTGCCCTTGAGCGTGACCACGCCGGCCTGCGCGCTGACCTCGATGGGACTCTTGATCTCAGAAGAACCGGTCAAGGCGGAGCGGACGTCGGCAGCGACGCGGTCGTCGGTGAGCATGAACTGCGAGCGGTCGTCGTTGCCTTGCGCCGAGGTGCTGGCCGGCTTCACCACCCAGTAGTAGATCCCGCCAACCACGCCGAATAGGATGACGGCGGCGACGAGATAGATGATCCAGTTGCGCCTATCGGCGGCCGGCGGCGGCGTGTAGCTCGGACGCGCCGGAGCGCGGGAAGAAGCGGAGGGAGCGCGGTATTCGGCGCGCGGCGGCGGTGGGGGCGGGAATGAAGATGCGCGCGCGCGCGCTGCGGCTCCGGCGGGGGCAGACGACATGCCGGGTCGCGTCACCACGTTGGTCACACCGGTGCGCAGTTGCTCCTCCACGTCATCGAGCGCGGCGATGAACTCGGCCGCGTTCTGATAGCGCAGCATGCGGTCTTTTTCGAGTGCGTGGACGAGCATCACCGAGAGTCCCTCGGGGATGCGCAGCTCCGGACTGATCTCATGCGCGGGCGGCGGCGTGCTTTGGATGTGATGCAGGAGCATGCCCATCGGCGTATCCGACTCGAACGGCAGCCGGCCGGTGACCATCTCGTAGAGCACCACGCCGAGGGAATAAAGATCCGCGCGACCGTCGATCTGCTCGCCGTGGCGGCCCATCGCCTGCTCGGGCGAGATGTATTGCGGCGTGCCCACGACCATGCCGGTCTTGGTGGAGCTGTGCGCGGATTCCAGGCCCGCCTCGCGCACTTTGGCGATGCCGAAATCGAGCACCTTCACCAGGTCGGTGCTGTCCCCGGTATCGGTCATCAGGATGTTGTCGGGCTTGATGTCGCGATGGGTGATGCCGAGGGCGTGCGCGGCGGCGAGCGCGGACGCGGCCTGGCGCGCGATGGTCAGCGAGCGCCGGATGGGCAGCGGTCCCGTGTTCTGGATGAGATGGCGCAGGTCTTTGCCGTGCACGTACTCCATCACCATGAAGGGCCGGCCATCTTCGGTGGAATCGAGATCGTCCACGCGCACCGCGTTGGGGTGCTGGAGCTTGCGCGTGATGATGGCTTCGGAGCGGAAGCGGCGCAGGAAATTCTCGTCGTCGAGCAGGCGGCTGTTGACCACTTTGATGGCGCGCAGCTCATTGAACGCCAGGTGCTTAGCGAGATAGACGACGGCCATTCCGCCGGCGCCGATCTTTTCCAGGATCTGGTACTTGTCGCGGATCACCATGCCGGTGCGGAGTTCGGAGATCGCCCGCAGGACGGTCTGGTCCTTGGGACAGGTCTGGAACTCATTCGGATACGTGGTGTTGCACGCGTCGCAGTACTTCATCCCGTCCGTTCTATGGTCCGACGATCTTTGGTCCGACGATCTTTGGTCTGACGATCTTTGGTCTGACGACTTTTATCCGGCGGCCGCGCGCGGGCACACCCGGTGCAGGCACGCGCCGTCTCACTGAAAATGCGGGAGAGTCGCTTGGCGTCTGGGGCCGCTGCGCAGAATCATACCTCTGGCAGCGGCCGGAATCCAGAGCAGTTCCGCGATCCCGGGGACCGGATTCCATCTTGCTCGCGTCCGCGATACCACCTAACATCATCCCGCCCCGGCATGGAAAACACCCAGATCTCGCACTACAAGGTATGCGCGCAGCGACCTCTTCTCTTTCGGGGCCGTGCTCTATGAGATGGCCACCGGAACGCTGCCTTTCCAGGGCAGCACGTCCGCGGTGATCTTCGATGCCATCCTCAATCGTGCGCCGGTGCCGCCGGCGCGGCTCAATACGGTGCTTCCCTCCGAACTCGACCGCGTGATCCACAAAGCGCTCGAGAAGGATTGCGATCTGCGCTACCAAAGCGCTGCCGAGATGCGCGCCGACTTGCGCCGGCTGAAGCGCGATTCGGACGCGCATCGCGCTGGCGCTCCATCTCGTCTCGGCGGAAGGTGGCTCGCCCGCGCCGCTGCCAATGGAAGATTCTCCGACCCTCGTCCACTCCTGGTCTCCCGATGGGGGTCAAATGGTGCTCGGCGAATGGCTTGGCACCCCCGCCCCAGTGCTGCGATTGCTCGACCTCAAGACGCGGCAGGTCTCGGTGCTGCCCGGATCGGAAGGGCTGATCTATCCCATCTGGTCGCCGGACCGTAGGTTCATCGCCGCCCAAGCGGAGGTGGGTCCGAGAAAAGGCGAGTGGGTATATGAAGTGACGACGCGCACCTGGAAGCGACTTCCGCTCGTGCAATTCAACTACTGGGCCTGGTCACATGACAGCCAGTACATCTATTACGACACGTACGGTGAACACGACAACGTGATGCGCCTTCGCGTCGCCGACGGCAAGAGCGAGAAGGTCGCCGACCTCAAGGACGTGCGCCGCGTCCAAGGCGCATTCGGCAACTGGTTCGGACTGGGACCCGGTGACGCTCCGCTGCTGCTGCGCAATACCGGCAACCAGCAGATCTACGCGCTCGACTGGGACGCGCCGTAAGCTGCGACCCTAACACGCGCAGGAAAAAGCCCCGCCGTAGCGGGGCTTCCAAGGACCGAAGTCGAAGATTCGCTTGCCTATTCTGGCCTAGCGGCGTGGAGAATAGATACCGCCCTGGTAGGGCCGGTTGCCGTAGACGCCGTTCTGGTTTGAGTTCCGGTTACCGTAGACGCCATTCTGGTTCCCGTACCCTTGGCGGTAGCCCTGCAGGAACGCCTGGCGATATTGCTGCTTGTACTGTTCGCTGTTGCCGTAACCGCTGATCGAGGCGCCGTGGTCGGCGTCCTTGTACGCCGCCGACTGGTTGGGACGGTAGGAGTGGCCGGTCTGGCGATCGCTCTGGCCGGCTCTCAGGCCATCCTGATATCCGAATTGCGACGCGCCGTTGTTGCCGCCGCCGTAGTAGCCACCGTTTTGGTTGCCGTAGTAGCCGCCGTTCTGGTTATAAGGGGCATTGCCGCCGTAGTAGCCGCCGTTCTGGTTATAGGGGGCGTTGCCGTAGTAGCCACCGTTCTGGTTGCCGTAGTAGCCGCTGTTGTTGCGCTGGCGGTTTTTGTTCTTGTCCTGCTTGTGCTTGTTCTTGTTCCAGCCGTAATGATTCCCGTTGTTGCCATTCTGGTTGCGGTCCCGGTCGCCGTCTCCATCACGGTCTTGCGCGAGCGCCAAACCACTGAGCGACAGGACCATCGCCATTGCGAGCAGCATTGCCCTGGTATTTTTAAACAAAATCACTAGAAGACTCCTTCTCGACCAACATGCCTCTGCGTTGCAGAAGCGCGGGTCGGAAACACCCAAGCGCGCTTCTTTGAGGGTTGCGGGTTCTTTGCTGAATTTGGGGTACTGACAGGTGAGATGCCGAAACCGGCCCGCCCAGCCGCCCGGCGATGAAAATGTTTCCCGCTGCGCGGGTGGAGAACTGCCGGGTAGAGACCTTAGTTGTCCGCACTTGTCCTCCCCTGGGCGAGCGCGACGAACACCAGGACATCACAGCCCCGGCGAGCACGGTCCGTTTGAGTAAATGTTTGCTGCTCCCCAAGGATTAGATGCAAGGCACCGGCGGAAGTGGCCTTTTTCCGTACTGCGGCGCGAATTTTATTGTCCGGCAACCAGTTGCCGAACCGGCGCCTCGCAGGGCAGCGCGTGGAGGTTTTTTCCAAACAACGCCTGCGTCTGCAATAGAACGCGATGTTCTGTTCTGAGATTGAACAGCGTTTTGTTCTGGAATCCCGACAGATACAACGTCACTTAACGACGCGGCGGTTTCGGGAATAAGCTGCGTCTTCTGCTTCACCAGAAATGACAAGCATGCACCGGCCGCGGACCCTCGCCGACGACCGGGGCCGAGGGCCCCTTATGTCCGCAATGCCTCACCCGGTGCCGGGAAGAACACGCCTCGCATGAGCCTCGCCTACCAACCCAAGCTGGCGGGCGAACGAGCGGAGAGTGCGTTCATCACCGCGGCGCTCGATCACCACCTGATCGTCTCGCGGCCGTTCGGCGAAAGCACCAGTTACGACACCATCGTCGATAACCGCGCATTGCGTCCGGAGGGCATGGATAGCGGGCTTTGGCGCATCCAGGTGCGGAGCGTCTCCGGCCATGCACCCTATCGTGTTACGACCTTCCACGGCCGCGCCAAGCGCCCCATCGTGACCGCCGACGCCGACTTCCTCGCCGTGCTGGTGGTCCCGCTCAGCACCTGGTACATCATCCCGGTGCGCATCTTTACCCCAACCATGGGGCTCTGGCTGTTCCCGCACGTGGTGGCCAGCCGCGGCCGCTATGAGAAGTACCGCGAGGCGTGGCAGCTGCTACTCTAGGGGTGTCCCCGGGGCCTGTTCCAGATTCGGAACAAGTCCATTGACCTTTTAGGTCTTACTCCGATATATAGGGCACTTCCCATGCATGAGGCTGGCCAACAACTCCGTGCGTTACGCGAACAGATCGGCCTGACGATACGCGATGTGGAAGCTGCCAGCTCGAAGCTGGCGGCCCGGCACCGCAATCCCGAGTATGCGATCTCCATCAGCCGCCTTTCCGACATTGAGACCAAGGGGATCCTGCCGAGCATCTACAAGATCTATACGCTGGCGGTGATCTACCGGCAGACGTTCAGCGACCTGCTGGGGTGGTATGGCATCGACCTGGCGTCGGCGGCGCACGACGCCAACGTGATGGCGCTGCCGCAGTCGCACCTGTTGCCCGCGATCGAGGGCGGGACGGCAAAGATCCCGGTGCGCCTCGATCCCAGTTTCGACTCGCGCAGGACCACCAACATCGGCCGCATGATCCAGAGCTGGGGCATCGTGCCGCTCACCTACCTGACGACGCTGTTCGAGACCGACTACACCTACGGGTACATCGGCAGCGACGATCTGACCATGTATCCGCTGCTTCTGCCGGGCTCGTTCGTGCAAGTGGATGAATCGAAGAACCGGGTGGAAGAGCGGCTGTGGCGTTCGGAGTATGAGCGCCCGATTTATTTTGTGGAGAGCCGCGAGGGCTTCACTTGCTGCTGGTGTTCGGTGAAGGGCGAAAAGATCATTCTGCAGCCGCATCCCTTATCACCGGCGCAGCCGCGCATCATGCGCTATCCGCAGGAAGCCGAAGTGGTGGGCCAGGTGGTGGGCGTCGCTATGCGGTTGGGCGACGTGACGCTCGACGACGCGCCACGCTCGCCAGGGCGTCCCAAACTAAACTGAAGTGCGCGGCACGCAGCGTATCGGCCCCCGGCGGTAACAGGTCCGCGGGCGGGCGCTCGAAGATAGCCGCCTGCTGTTCCCCTTCCGCGTAGACTTGCGGCATCGGCGCGCGCAAGAGCGCGTCCATCACGTCGAAGTGCGCTTCGCGCAGCACGCCCTGCGCCGGCGCCTCGCCGTACACCCGCGCCAATCCCCAATGCTCGTAACG is part of the Acidobacteriota bacterium genome and encodes:
- a CDS encoding PEGA domain-containing protein, producing MLVALPDRMHLESTSDSGQKFTLVVTPAGAFVVSAGTVVDLPAATAGVWQLTLRRNSFYIARHLDDGGVQVAMIGTEPIGGATAKILQLTIGADVSRLWIDAKTLRPLRFAVTVQSDKGPKTQIAELNDLRLVDGIQFVFRVVVTEDGRQVAANDVDAVELNPEVDPRLFYRTPLALDQIAFRPGAVTPVPLIVNAALRVVTQPHGAQLYLDDVPKGVTSESEGRLVLEDVAAGSHRVRLTAAGFKEWNKTVNVTPGDTLAVEAALERAGPPPFSESDVEQMLRGGVSPKRAAVLVRERGVD
- a CDS encoding helix-turn-helix domain-containing protein produces the protein MHEAGQQLRALREQIGLTIRDVEAASSKLAARHRNPEYAISISRLSDIETKGILPSIYKIYTLAVIYRQTFSDLLGWYGIDLASAAHDANVMALPQSHLLPAIEGGTAKIPVRLDPSFDSRRTTNIGRMIQSWGIVPLTYLTTLFETDYTYGYIGSDDLTMYPLLLPGSFVQVDESKNRVEERLWRSEYERPIYFVESREGFTCCWCSVKGEKIILQPHPLSPAQPRIMRYPQEAEVVGQVVGVAMRLGDVTLDDAPRSPGRPKLN
- a CDS encoding protein kinase: MKYCDACNTTYPNEFQTCPKDQTVLRAISELRTGMVIRDKYQILEKIGAGGMAVVYLAKHLAFNELRAIKVVNSRLLDDENFLRRFRSEAIITRKLQHPNAVRVDDLDSTEDGRPFMVMEYVHGKDLRHLIQNTGPLPIRRSLTIARQAASALAAAHALGITHRDIKPDNILMTDTGDSTDLVKVLDFGIAKVREAGLESAHSSTKTGMVVGTPQYISPEQAMGRHGEQIDGRADLYSLGVVLYEMVTGRLPFESDTPMGMLLHHIQSTPPPAHEISPELRIPEGLSVMLVHALEKDRMLRYQNAAEFIAALDDVEEQLRTGVTNVVTRPGMSSAPAGAAARARASSFPPPPPPRAEYRAPSASSRAPARPSYTPPPAADRRNWIIYLVAAVILFGVVGGIYYWVVKPASTSAQGNDDRSQFMLTDDRVAADVRSALTGSSEIKSPIEVSAQAGVVTLKGKVTGLYEKQMADGLARGVTGVKSVNNLTEYDKLSPVTLGGATQAETQQQVQPTTPTKPTPKPAEKPVPRGPSNADKQRARSLVEQGNSQAEQGEYNAAIGSFQQALDHDPSNTQAQSGMAKAQKAKATEDEIMRRR
- a CDS encoding group I intron-associated PD-(D/E)XK endonuclease yields the protein MSLAYQPKLAGERAESAFITAALDHHLIVSRPFGESTSYDTIVDNRALRPEGMDSGLWRIQVRSVSGHAPYRVTTFHGRAKRPIVTADADFLAVLVVPLSTWYIIPVRIFTPTMGLWLFPHVVASRGRYEKYREAWQLLL